TCCGGGACGGACGTGTCCGTGCGCTCGCGGTCACATCGAGGAACCGGCTGGCATCTTTGCCCGACATTCCGTCCCTGTCGGAAACAGTCCCGCAGGTTCAGACAGCGGCGGCCTGGTTCGGCGTGCTCGGGCCAGCGGGAATTCCGCTGCCTGTCCTCACCACGTTAAACCAGGCCATCCGTGCGGCGCTCCGCACGCCTCGGATCACCGAGCGGATCGTACATGCTGGCGGCGAGATCCCCGATCTCACTCCGGCCCAGTTCAGCACGTTCCTAGCACGCGACCTCGCACTTTGGATCGAGGCAGCCAGGATCGGCAAAGTAGAGGTTCAATAGGAGTTGCTGCGGCAGGCACGAGCCGTCGCATGCAGCCGGTACACGCGACAAGCGCGCGTTGTGCCGGACTAATCGGAACAGTCTGCCCACAGTCCGAGCCGCAACCGCTTATGCTCTCAATTCAGGGCCAGCACCTGTTCGTGCACAGGCCAAAGCGCTTCCTTCGACGGAGGCGGGAGATGTGAGGCCGTGCGCGACGCCGAGATCGAGCCGACCATGGCGGAGGCTGTCGCGAGGCGACTTCGCTGGAAGGAAAGCCTCGGGCTGAAAGAGGCCGCGGGGCTGGTAGGGAGAGTGCAGCATCCCGGGCAGCCCAAAGGTGCGCCGCAGGTCCGGCCGCTCGCCAACCGGCGCTACCATGACCCGGTCGTGCGCCCGAAGGACCCGCAGTGCCGAGCACGGTCCTGGCAGAGCGGAGCGGCCGCTCGTTCCGTGACAGGCTTCAGGCTATCCCCCTTCGGCCGGGGCGATCTCCCGTCGGGGACACGCCTTTCGTCCTTTTCGGGATCGCCGCGTGCTGCAACGCCTCCGCGAGCCGCGCCAGGCGCGGACCGACGTCGGAGCGCAGACGGGCCGCGGACAAGGTGACGGCGGCCGAACCGCAGTTGATCGCGAAGGGCACCGACCCATCCGGGGCCACTACCGGCGCCGCGGCCGTATTGTAGCCCTTGTGAAGAACCCCGGCATTGATGATGAAGCCGCGCTGCCGGAACTCCTCCAGGGCGAGCGCAAAGCCTGCCTTTGCCTTCCCCCAGCGTCCGCCATCCCTGGCCTCCATCTCACCGACGGCGCGAGCGCGCTCCTCCTCGGAGACGCCGGCAAGCCAGGCCCAGCCGAGCGCCGAAGTGGAGAGCGGCACGCGCGAGCCGACGTGAAGATTCATCAGCAGCCGGTTGTCGCTCTCGCACCGCTGCAGGATTACCATCTCGATCCCTTCGCGCGTCGCGAGCCCGCCCGCGCCCTCGAAAGTATCCGCCAGTTCCTGCAGGTGCGGCCGCGCCGTCTCGGCGATGCCGAGGCCCGCGATGGCGCTGTGCCCGAGCCGGAGCGCCGCCAGCCCCGGCCGCATCTTGTCGCCGGAGACCGTGACCAGCACGCCCATCTCGATCATCGTGTGGCAGAGCCGCCACACGGTCGGCTGAGGCAGCCCGGTGAGCCGCGCAAGGTCGGAGCCGCTCATCTCCGGCCGCTGCGGCGTAAAGCACTGCAGAAGCTGCAGCCCGCGGGAGAGGGCCGTGACGAACTGCCGGTCCTTCTTCTCGTCCGCGCTTGTCGGGGGAGGTTTGATCGAGGCCAAGAAGCGGTCTCCGGATACGGCAGGGCCGTGGCGGTTTACGAACGGTCCGCGAGCGCGGTAGCATCGCGGCGCTTCGATTACACAATTCGTCATGCGAGTAAAGCACGGCCTGGCACAGGGGAGGCGCGGCGTCCTGAACGGGACATGGCCGCCTTACCCCCTGGAGGAAGAGGGAGACGGACGCGTCCATGCAGCAGGCTCCACTCCTTCTCCAACCCTTCGCGCTGCGCGGACTGGTCCTACGGAACCGGATCGTCCTCTCCCCCATGCTCACCTACGCCGCGGAGCGCGGCCACGTGACGGACTGGCACCTGATGCATCTCGGCAGGTTCGCGGTGGGGGGTACGGGGCTGGTCTTCATGGAGTCCACGAAGGTTGACCCGCGCGGCTGCACCACGCCGCGCGACCCCGGCCTGTGGAAAGACGAGTTCATCCCGGGGCTCGAGCGTATTACCCGCTTCGTGAAGGGCCACGGCGCGGCGATCGGGATCCAGCTCGGCCATTCCGGCCGAAAGGCCCGCAACTCCGTGCCCTGGGAGGGGCGCGCCCCGCTGGCCAGCCATCCCGGACTGGAGGATGACGGGGATTGGGAGCTGGTGGCGCCGAGCGCCGTGGCCGCGAGCCCGGCGGCCGCGGTGCCGCGCGCCCTCACCCTGCCGGAAATCCAGGACATGGTGGCCGCCTGGGGCGCCGCCGCCGGCCGGGCGCACCGCGCCGGCTTCGACGTGCTGGAGGTGCACGGCGCGCACGGCTACCTACTGCACCAGTTCCTCTCTTCGGCCGCTAATCGACGGGACGACGCCTATGGCGGCTCTCCGGAAAAGCGGATGCGCTTTGCGGTGGAGGTGGTCGAGGAGGTGCGGCGGCACTGGCCCGCGGAGAAGCCGCTGTTCTTCCGCGTTTCCGCCATCGATGAGGATGGCGGCACGATCGAGGCGACGGTGGCGCTTGCGCGCGCGCTGCACGCCAAGGGCGTGGACGTGATCGACTGCAGCACGGGTGGGATGACGGCGCGCTCCATCACCGAGGCGGACCGGCCGCGGCTGGGCTACCAGGTGCCGCACGCCGCCCGGATCCGGGCCGAGGCCGGGGTGGCGACCATGGCAGTGGGGCTGATCGTCCATGCCGACCAGGCGGAGGCGATCCTGCAAGAGGGCAGCGCGGACCTCGTCGCGATCGGGCGGGAGATGCTGCACAACCCGAACTGGCCACTGGACGCCGCGCAGAAGCTCGGCGCGCCCGACGCCTTCACCGCGATCCCACCCGCCTACGGGTACTGGCTGGAGAAGCGGGACAGGTCCGGCTTCGGAAGCGCCCCCTCCACCTGGCAGGCCGGCATGGGGCCGGCCGGCGCCCGATAGGCCCGGAGGAACGGATGCCGAAGCTTCCG
This genomic window from Pararoseomonas sp. SCSIO 73927 contains:
- a CDS encoding IclR family transcriptional regulator translates to MASIKPPPTSADEKKDRQFVTALSRGLQLLQCFTPQRPEMSGSDLARLTGLPQPTVWRLCHTMIEMGVLVTVSGDKMRPGLAALRLGHSAIAGLGIAETARPHLQELADTFEGAGGLATREGIEMVILQRCESDNRLLMNLHVGSRVPLSTSALGWAWLAGVSEEERARAVGEMEARDGGRWGKAKAGFALALEEFRQRGFIINAGVLHKGYNTAAAPVVAPDGSVPFAINCGSAAVTLSAARLRSDVGPRLARLAEALQHAAIPKRTKGVSPTGDRPGRRGIA
- a CDS encoding NADH:flavin oxidoreductase/NADH oxidase — encoded protein: MQQAPLLLQPFALRGLVLRNRIVLSPMLTYAAERGHVTDWHLMHLGRFAVGGTGLVFMESTKVDPRGCTTPRDPGLWKDEFIPGLERITRFVKGHGAAIGIQLGHSGRKARNSVPWEGRAPLASHPGLEDDGDWELVAPSAVAASPAAAVPRALTLPEIQDMVAAWGAAAGRAHRAGFDVLEVHGAHGYLLHQFLSSAANRRDDAYGGSPEKRMRFAVEVVEEVRRHWPAEKPLFFRVSAIDEDGGTIEATVALARALHAKGVDVIDCSTGGMTARSITEADRPRLGYQVPHAARIRAEAGVATMAVGLIVHADQAEAILQEGSADLVAIGREMLHNPNWPLDAAQKLGAPDAFTAIPPAYGYWLEKRDRSGFGSAPSTWQAGMGPAGAR